A genomic window from Candidatus Tanganyikabacteria bacterium includes:
- a CDS encoding D-alanyl-D-alanine carboxypeptidase family protein: PEPKPEQPAAPRGSGPLLRRGTRGEAVTALQRRLADLGFDPGPIDGIFGPRTEAAVKAFQTARRIEIDGIVGPQTWGELGIKVDAPVQRPDPGANLDVGRDGDMATVQGFKMTPATAEAFVKMAQAASRDGITLRINSAWRSDEHQARLYAEAIKKYGSEQAARKWVAPPGKSNHRTGKALDIHTSDAIYAWLKSNAPRFGFRQPMSWEPWHWEFEG; encoded by the coding sequence TGCCCGAGCCGAAGCCCGAGCAACCCGCCGCCCCTCGGGGGTCGGGACCGCTGCTGCGCCGCGGCACCCGCGGCGAGGCCGTGACCGCCCTGCAGCGCCGGCTGGCCGATCTGGGCTTCGATCCGGGGCCAATAGACGGCATCTTCGGCCCGCGCACGGAGGCGGCGGTCAAGGCGTTCCAGACCGCTCGCCGGATCGAGATCGACGGCATCGTCGGCCCGCAGACCTGGGGCGAGCTGGGCATCAAGGTCGACGCCCCGGTGCAGCGGCCCGATCCGGGTGCCAACCTGGACGTCGGCCGCGACGGCGACATGGCCACGGTGCAGGGGTTCAAGATGACTCCAGCGACCGCCGAGGCTTTCGTGAAAATGGCGCAGGCCGCGTCGCGAGACGGCATCACGCTGCGCATCAATTCGGCGTGGCGCAGCGACGAGCACCAGGCCAGGCTGTACGCCGAGGCGATCAAGAAGTACGGCTCGGAGCAGGCGGCCCGCAAGTGGGTGGCCCCGCCGGGCAAGAGCAACCATCGCACCGGCAAGGCCCTCGACATCCACACCTCCGACGCGATCTACGCGTGGCTGAAGAGCAACGCTCCGCGCTTCGGCTTCCGCCAGCCCATGAGCTGGGAGCCCTGGCACTGGGAGTTCGAGGGCTAG
- the ccoS gene encoding cbb3-type cytochrome oxidase assembly protein CcoS: protein MSIMLVILPATLFLAGLLVWFLHWTLSSGQYEDLEGAAARILYDD, encoded by the coding sequence ATGAGCATCATGCTGGTGATCCTGCCGGCCACGCTGTTCCTGGCCGGCCTGCTGGTGTGGTTCCTCCACTGGACACTCTCGTCCGGGCAGTACGAAGATCTCGAGGGCGCCGCCGCCCGCATCCTCTACGACGACTGA